In Nymphaea colorata isolate Beijing-Zhang1983 chromosome 13, ASM883128v2, whole genome shotgun sequence, one DNA window encodes the following:
- the LOC116266609 gene encoding pollen receptor-like kinase 4 has product MRGSSTGMCKPPSMSPLLSLARANAHLHAIVIVVVVWLAASSSMPSTDALPESDSPSLLKLKASLANTGSLADWDASVPPCKGNSAMWTGLRCVNGSVTVLQLEGFSLGGTIDVDALAGIPLLYAFSFMNNNLSGPIPDFRQLGAIRGIFLANNHFSGTIPADYFAGMEWLRKVWLSGNNFSGQIPTSLASSPRLRQVRLDHNNFSGEIPDFRQPRLLMVDVSNNDLEGEIPAGLKNMSAHFFEGNKALCGPPLQTECPLHPAKQTTISSVSASATFAIVIAALVAAIGAGIVLRGWCTSRLCSKKVSSSEQAVSSMGGAAPAPEGAGGAKKNRSREGDSHGLIFVRSDRKPFDLQDLLGASAEVLGSGNFGSSYKAVLLDGCATVVKRYKEMNNLGREEFQEHMRALGRLRHPNVLPLLAFYYRREEKLLVYDCVENGSLAYFLHGKHTSTFTALSWPTRLKIIKGVARGLAYLYTELPNIILPHGHLKSSNVLLDDDYEPLLTDYGLAPVINTRHAAQLMLSYKAPECASKGHATNKSDVWSFGVLVLEILTGKIPSSYLRQGTGTDLPGWVRSMLREEQGGVFDEEMGSTEGAEGEMMKLLQIGLACCEEELEYRLEIREALRKIESVKEKEDGIIGTSYGR; this is encoded by the exons ATGAGGGGGAGCAGCACTGGCATGTGCAAACCCCCCTCCATGTCTCCCCTTCTCTCCCTTGCACGTGCCAATGCACATCTGCATGCCATCGTCATCGTCGTCGTAGTTTGGTTGGCCGCGTCTTCTTCGATGCCGAGCACCGACGCGTTGCCGGAATCAGATTCTCCGTCATTGTTGAAGCTCAAGGCCTCATTAGCCAACACCGGTTCCCTGGCCGATTGGGATGCTTCCGTGCCCCCTTGTAAAGGCAACTCGGCCATGTGGACCGGCCTCCGGTGCGTGAATGGCTCTGTGACGGTCTTGCAACTCGAAGGCTTCAGTCTGGGAGGGACCATTGATGTTGATGCGCTTGCCGGCATCCCCTTGCTATACGCTTTTAGTTTCATGAACAATAACTTGTCCGGTCCGATTCCGGACTTCCGGCAGCTAGGTGCGATTAGAGGAATTTTTCTGGCGAACAATCACTTCTCCGGCACGATACCTGCGGATTATTTTGCTGGGATGGAATGGTTGAGGAAGGTGTGGCTGTCGGGGAACAACTTCTCTGGGCAAATTCCGACGTCTCTGGCATCGAGTCCCCGGCTTCGGCAGGTGAGGCTGGACCATAACAATTTTAGTGGGGAAATACCGGATTTCAGGCAGCCTCGTTTGCTAATGGTTGATGTGTCCAACAATGACTTGGAAGGAGAGATACCAGCCGGCCTCAAAAATATGAGTGCACATTTTTTTGAAG GAAACAAGGCCTTATGTGGACCACCATTACAAACAGAATGCCCTCTACATCCCGCAAAGCAAACAACCATTAGTTCAGTTTCTGCAAGTGCTACTTTTGCAATTGTCATAGCGGCGTTAGTGGCAGCCATTGGAGCTGGGATCGTGCTGCGCGGCTGGTGCACATCACGCTTATGCTCCAAGAAGGTGTCATCCAGTGAACAAGCAGTGAGCAGCATGGGTGGAGCTGCACCGGCACCAGAAGGCGCCGGTGGCGCCAAGAAGAACAGATCCAGGGAGGGTGATTCTCATGGCCTTATCTTTGTTAGAAGTGACAGAAAACCATTTGATCTGCAGGATCTGCTTGGAGCATCCGCTGAAGTACTGGGCAGTGGGAATTTTGGCTCTTCATACAAGGCTGTGCTGCTTGATGGTTGTGCAACGGTGGTGAAGAGATACAAAGAGATGAACAACTTGGGAAGGGAAGAGTTCCAAGAGCACATGAGGGCACTTGGGAGACTAAGGCATCCGAACGTACTACCTTTGCTGGCTTTTTACtacagaagggaagagaagcTGCTTGTCTATGACTGCGTTGAAAATGGGAGCTTGGCTTATTTTCTTCATG GCAAGCACACATCAACTTTCACAGCACTCAGTTGGCCGACGCGTTTGAAGATAATCAAGGGTGTGGCGAGAGGCCTAGCCTACCTTTATACCGAGCTACCCAACATAATCCTTCCTCATGGCCACTTGAAGTCCTCCAATGTACTCCTGGATGACGACTATGAGCCCCTTCTCACTGACTATGGCCTTGCACCAGTCATCAACACCAGGCATGCGGCGCAGCTGATGTTGTCCTACAAAGCCCCAGAGTGTGCCTCAAAGGGCCATGCTACAAACAAGTCAGATGTGTGGAGCTTTGGTGTATTGGTATTGGAGATACTCACAGGCAAGATTCCCTCCTCCTATTTGAGACAAGGGACAGGCACAGACCTGCCTGGCTGGGTCAGATCGATGCTAAGGGAAGAGCAGGGAGGAGTGTTCGATGAAGAGATGGGGAGTACTGAAGGTGCAGAAGGTGAGATGATGAAATTGCTACAAATAGGGTTGGCTTGTTGTGAGGAGGAGTTAGAGTATAGACTGGAAATAAGGGAAGCACTGAGAAAGATTGAAAGTGTGAAGGAAAAGGAGGACGGGATTATAGGCACATCCTATGGCAGATAA